In one window of Mesorhizobium sp. B2-1-1 DNA:
- a CDS encoding ring-cleaving dioxygenase: protein MSLQLTGIHHLTAITANARGNLHFYTRVLGLRLVKKTVNQDDTSAYHLFYADGEATPGTDLTFFDWPVGRERRGTHSIVRTSLRVGGQDSLAWWKQHLTDENVVTSEIADIGGYASLDFEDPEGQRLRLVSDDGKGDSRPWAQSPVPVEHQIRGLGPIVISVPDLTNTEAVVTQVMNMRKVRDYASPEGQVQVFEMGEGGPAAELHVLVQPGLAPARQGAGAVHHVAFRAPDQETLHQWTARLAEFRLPSSGEVERYYFRSLYFREPNGILFEIATDGPGFTADEPLETLGEKLALPPFLESKRASIEAGLKPLK, encoded by the coding sequence ATGAGCCTTCAACTGACAGGAATTCACCATCTGACCGCCATCACCGCCAATGCGCGTGGAAATCTTCATTTCTATACAAGGGTGCTGGGTTTGCGGCTGGTCAAGAAGACGGTGAACCAGGACGATACCTCAGCCTACCACCTCTTCTATGCCGATGGCGAAGCGACGCCGGGCACCGACCTTACTTTCTTCGACTGGCCGGTCGGCCGCGAGCGACGCGGCACCCACAGCATTGTCCGGACCAGCCTCAGGGTTGGTGGCCAGGACAGCCTTGCCTGGTGGAAGCAACACTTGACTGACGAAAATGTCGTCACGAGTGAGATTGCCGACATCGGTGGCTACGCCAGCCTGGATTTCGAGGACCCCGAGGGCCAGCGTCTGCGCCTCGTCAGCGATGACGGCAAGGGCGACAGCCGCCCCTGGGCGCAAAGCCCCGTGCCGGTCGAACACCAGATCCGCGGGCTCGGGCCGATCGTCATCAGCGTTCCCGACCTCACCAATACCGAAGCAGTGGTGACGCAAGTGATGAACATGCGCAAGGTCCGAGACTATGCCTCGCCGGAGGGCCAGGTTCAGGTCTTTGAAATGGGCGAGGGTGGGCCGGCGGCGGAATTGCACGTCCTGGTGCAGCCGGGACTGGCGCCGGCAAGGCAAGGTGCCGGTGCGGTTCATCACGTCGCCTTCAGGGCGCCGGACCAGGAGACGCTGCATCAATGGACGGCGCGGCTCGCCGAATTCCGTCTGCCGTCGAGCGGCGAGGTCGAGCGCTATTATTTCCGCTCCCTCTATTTCCGCGAGCCGAATGGCATCCTGTTCGAGATCGCCACTGACGGGCCGGGGTTCACCGCCGACGAACCGCTGGAGACGCTGGGCGAAAAGTTGGCCCTGCCGCCATTCCTGGAATCGAAGCGCGCTTCGATCGAGGCCGGCCTCAAGCCGCTGAAGTAG
- a CDS encoding SGNH/GDSL hydrolase family protein — translation MRRFPALLTWLAFPVYVWQGLGVRRRTSRMLPAQGPVMHEIAGGQPAVWLLVLGDSSAASVGIEKSENGLAAQLAVLISQRTGRAVRWRAAGFNSATSGQIRDHVLPNLSADPWTHIVLAIGTNDTKNFHSVPRFKRAFGGLLYALRAKWPEARVVWSPVLEFTQAPAMPPLLGKILEIRAGEMNRMGKRLCLERGAVPAPRLPITNPEAGFASDGFHASEAGYRAWAEHLVGCVIEE, via the coding sequence ATGCGACGCTTTCCGGCTCTCCTCACCTGGCTCGCCTTCCCTGTCTATGTCTGGCAAGGGCTTGGCGTACGCCGACGCACCTCGCGCATGCTGCCCGCGCAAGGCCCGGTCATGCATGAGATCGCCGGCGGCCAGCCGGCGGTCTGGCTGCTGGTGCTGGGCGATTCCTCCGCCGCCTCGGTCGGCATCGAAAAATCCGAGAATGGCCTGGCCGCGCAGCTGGCCGTCCTGATCTCGCAGCGAACCGGCCGCGCCGTGCGCTGGCGCGCCGCCGGGTTCAATTCGGCGACGTCGGGGCAGATCCGCGACCACGTCCTGCCCAATCTCTCGGCCGATCCGTGGACGCATATCGTGCTCGCCATTGGCACCAACGACACCAAGAATTTCCACTCCGTGCCCCGCTTCAAGAGGGCGTTCGGCGGTCTGCTCTACGCCCTGCGCGCTAAATGGCCTGAGGCCCGCGTGGTGTGGTCTCCTGTGCTGGAGTTCACGCAAGCGCCAGCCATGCCGCCGCTGCTCGGCAAGATCCTGGAAATTCGCGCCGGTGAGATGAACCGGATGGGCAAACGTCTTTGCCTCGAACGCGGTGCGGTGCCGGCGCCGCGCTTGCCGATCACCAATCCCGAAGCCGGCTTCGCCTCGGACGGATTTCATGCATCGGAAGCCGGTTACCGGGCCTGGGCCGAGCACCTCGTCGGCTGCGTGATCGAAGAGTGA
- a CDS encoding DUF899 domain-containing protein, whose amino-acid sequence MHRNKVVSREDWFRAHKAHLAREKELTRFRERIAAERRELPWLKVRKDYVFETEQGPRCLAELFAGRSQLIVYHFVFGPGSTHHCESCAFVADHMDGANQHLRHHDVSLVAVSRAPLAELLPYRERMGWKFDWVSSYASDFNFDMQVSFTDKQIASGEAIYNFETPVLKSKDLPGTTVFYRDETGDIFLTFMSRARGSEQLIGAYQYLDLAPKGRDETGPYRTLMDWVRLHDQYGNRSQADRA is encoded by the coding sequence ATGCATCGCAACAAGGTCGTTTCACGCGAGGATTGGTTCCGGGCACACAAAGCGCATCTGGCGCGCGAGAAGGAATTGACGCGATTTCGCGAGCGCATCGCGGCGGAACGGCGCGAACTGCCTTGGCTGAAGGTGAGAAAGGACTACGTCTTCGAAACCGAGCAGGGTCCAAGATGCCTGGCCGAACTGTTCGCCGGCCGCAGCCAACTGATCGTCTATCATTTCGTGTTCGGGCCCGGCTCGACCCATCATTGCGAAAGCTGTGCGTTCGTCGCCGACCACATGGACGGTGCCAATCAGCATCTGAGACACCATGACGTGTCGCTTGTCGCGGTGTCACGCGCGCCGCTCGCCGAGCTGCTGCCCTACCGAGAGCGCATGGGTTGGAAATTCGACTGGGTCTCATCCTATGCCTCGGACTTCAACTTCGACATGCAGGTGTCGTTCACCGACAAGCAGATCGCATCCGGTGAAGCGATCTACAACTTCGAGACGCCCGTTCTGAAATCGAAAGACCTGCCGGGCACCACCGTGTTCTACCGGGACGAGACCGGCGACATCTTCCTGACCTTCATGTCGCGCGCCCGCGGCAGCGAACAGCTGATCGGCGCCTATCAATATCTCGACCTTGCGCCGAAAGGCCGCGACGAGACCGGGCCTTATAGAACCTTGATGGACTGGGTGCGGCTGCATGACCAGTATGGAAACAGGTCGCAAGCGGACAGGGCTTAG
- a CDS encoding class I fructose-bisphosphate aldolase: protein MSERLEDIAAAMVANGKGLLAADESSGTIKKRFDVIGVESTADSRRDYREMMFRTSDAMTRYISGVILYDETIRQKAADGTPLVDIIKASGTIPGIKVDAGAKPLAGFPGDTVTEGLDGLRERLADYYKLGARFAKWRAVIDIDKAKGVPSVTSISANTHALARYAALCQEAGIVPIVEPEVLMDGAHDIDTCYEISRATLTKLYDELYAARVVLEGTILKPNMVLAGRKSGAVSSPEEVAEKTIKLFREAVPAAVPGIAFLSGGQEDEEATANLNAINAIGPHPWKLTFSYGRALQAAPQKAWSGKASNVAAGQAAFTHRAHMNHLAALGQWKPSLEQAA, encoded by the coding sequence ATGAGCGAACGTCTTGAAGACATTGCCGCCGCGATGGTGGCCAACGGCAAGGGCCTGCTGGCCGCCGACGAAAGCTCGGGCACCATCAAGAAGCGCTTCGACGTCATCGGCGTCGAATCGACTGCGGACAGCCGGCGCGACTACCGCGAGATGATGTTCCGCACCAGCGATGCCATGACCAGGTATATTTCCGGCGTCATCCTTTACGACGAGACTATTCGGCAGAAAGCGGCCGATGGCACGCCGCTGGTCGATATCATCAAGGCTTCAGGCACCATCCCCGGAATCAAGGTCGATGCCGGCGCCAAGCCCCTGGCCGGCTTTCCCGGCGACACGGTCACCGAGGGCCTCGACGGCCTGCGCGAGCGGCTCGCCGACTATTACAAGCTCGGCGCCCGCTTCGCCAAATGGCGTGCCGTGATCGACATCGACAAGGCAAAGGGCGTGCCGTCGGTCACCTCGATCAGCGCGAACACCCATGCGCTCGCCCGCTATGCGGCCCTTTGCCAGGAAGCCGGCATCGTGCCGATCGTCGAGCCGGAAGTGCTGATGGACGGCGCCCACGACATCGACACGTGCTATGAAATCTCGAGGGCGACGCTGACGAAGCTCTACGACGAGCTCTACGCGGCCCGGGTGGTGCTCGAGGGCACGATCCTGAAGCCCAACATGGTGCTGGCGGGCAGGAAGTCGGGCGCGGTGAGCAGCCCTGAAGAGGTCGCGGAAAAGACCATAAAACTGTTCCGTGAGGCCGTGCCGGCGGCGGTGCCGGGCATCGCCTTCCTCTCCGGCGGCCAGGAGGACGAGGAAGCGACCGCCAACCTCAACGCCATCAACGCCATCGGCCCGCATCCGTGGAAGCTGACCTTCTCCTATGGCCGCGCCCTGCAGGCTGCCCCGCAGAAGGCCTGGAGCGGCAAGGCATCCAATGTTGCCGCGGGTCAGGCCGCCTTCACCCACCGTGCCCACATGAACCATCTGGCGGCGCTTGGACAATGGAAGCCGAGCCTGGAGCAGGCTGCCTGA
- a CDS encoding phosphoglycerate kinase has translation MASFKTLDDIGNINGKRVLVRVDLNVPVADGKVTDTTRIERIAPTIAELSGKGAKVILLAHFGRPKDGPSPEFSLEPIARATAEVLGRPVGFAGDCVGDTAGSAVAAMNKGDVLLLENTRFYKAEEKNDPAFTERLAANGDIFVNDAFSAAHRAHSSTEGLAHLLPAFAGRTMQAELEALEKGLGNPVRPVVAIVGGAKVSTKIDLLMNLVKKVDALVIGGGMANTFLAARGTDVGKSLCEHDLAATAKQIMIEAAEAGCAIILPVDGVVAKEFKGGAASETVAIADVPADGMILDVGEKTVRAVADWIDRAATLVWNGPLGAFEIEPFDRATMAAARHAAARTKAGKLVSVAGGGDTVAALNQAGVADDFTYVSTAGGAFLEWMEGKPLPGVDVLKH, from the coding sequence ATGGCCAGCTTCAAGACACTGGACGATATCGGCAACATCAATGGCAAGCGCGTGCTGGTGCGCGTCGACCTCAACGTTCCCGTCGCTGACGGCAAGGTCACCGACACGACCCGCATCGAACGCATCGCGCCGACCATCGCTGAATTGTCAGGCAAGGGCGCCAAGGTCATCCTGCTCGCCCATTTCGGCCGGCCCAAGGACGGTCCCTCGCCGGAATTCTCGCTGGAGCCGATCGCCAGGGCGACGGCCGAGGTGCTTGGCCGTCCCGTGGGCTTTGCCGGCGACTGCGTCGGCGACACGGCGGGAAGTGCGGTCGCCGCCATGAACAAGGGCGACGTGCTGCTGCTCGAGAACACCCGCTTCTACAAGGCCGAGGAGAAGAACGACCCGGCCTTCACCGAACGGCTCGCCGCCAATGGCGATATCTTCGTCAACGACGCCTTCTCCGCTGCCCACCGGGCGCATTCCTCGACCGAGGGACTGGCGCATCTGTTGCCAGCCTTTGCCGGCCGCACCATGCAAGCCGAACTGGAAGCGCTGGAGAAGGGCCTTGGAAATCCTGTTCGCCCGGTGGTCGCCATCGTCGGCGGCGCCAAGGTCTCGACCAAGATCGACCTGCTGATGAACCTGGTCAAGAAAGTCGACGCGCTGGTCATCGGCGGCGGCATGGCCAACACCTTTCTCGCCGCACGCGGCACCGATGTCGGCAAGTCGCTGTGCGAGCACGACCTCGCCGCTACCGCCAAGCAGATCATGATCGAGGCGGCCGAGGCCGGCTGCGCCATCATCCTGCCCGTCGACGGCGTCGTGGCGAAGGAATTCAAGGGGGGCGCGGCCAGCGAAACCGTGGCCATCGCCGACGTGCCTGCGGATGGCATGATCCTCGATGTCGGCGAAAAGACCGTGAGGGCCGTTGCCGACTGGATCGACCGTGCCGCGACCTTGGTCTGGAACGGGCCGCTCGGCGCGTTCGAGATCGAACCCTTCGATCGCGCGACGATGGCGGCAGCCAGGCATGCGGCGGCGCGCACCAAGGCCGGCAAGCTGGTTTCGGTGGCCGGTGGCGGCGATACCGTGGCGGCGCTCAACCAGGCCGGGGTTGCCGACGATTTCACCTATGTCTCGACTGCCGGCGGCGCCTTCCTCGAATGGATGGAAGGCAAGCCGCTGCCGGGCGTCGACGTGCTCAAGCATTGA